One part of the Lapillicoccus jejuensis genome encodes these proteins:
- a CDS encoding DUF72 domain-containing protein, giving the protein MPTQEPPEATPCARRPGVIRVGTSGWRYRAWRGDFYPAGLPQRRELEHLAEHTDAVELNGSFYSLQRPGSWEAWARAVPKDYRFAVKGSRFVTHLKRLHDVGPGLANFFASGVLLLGPRLGPLLWQLPRTLPADLRLLDAFADTLPRTTAEAVGLARGHTLADDRVGWPTTGRSHRLQHVLEPRHASWAEPSVVRRLRRRGLTVAVSDNPGQWPVLDVDTTRVRYVRLHGHTDLYTSGYDAPALGEWARLARAWADAGQDVWVFFDNDARGRAPHDAVALRRERGLPGAMLPP; this is encoded by the coding sequence GTGCCGACACAGGAACCGCCCGAGGCGACGCCGTGCGCGCGCCGGCCCGGGGTGATCCGCGTCGGGACCTCGGGCTGGCGCTACCGCGCCTGGCGCGGCGACTTCTACCCGGCGGGGCTGCCGCAGCGGCGCGAGCTGGAGCACCTGGCCGAGCACACGGACGCCGTCGAGCTCAACGGCTCGTTCTACTCGCTCCAGCGACCGGGCAGCTGGGAGGCCTGGGCGCGGGCGGTGCCGAAGGACTACCGCTTCGCGGTCAAGGGCAGCCGGTTCGTCACCCACCTCAAGCGACTGCACGACGTCGGGCCGGGGCTGGCGAACTTCTTCGCCTCGGGCGTGCTGCTCCTCGGCCCACGGCTCGGACCGCTGCTGTGGCAGCTGCCGCGGACCCTGCCCGCGGACCTGCGGCTGCTCGACGCGTTCGCGGACACCCTGCCGCGGACGACCGCCGAGGCGGTCGGGCTGGCGCGCGGGCACACCCTCGCCGACGACCGCGTGGGCTGGCCGACGACCGGGCGCTCGCATCGGCTGCAGCACGTCCTCGAGCCACGGCACGCGTCGTGGGCCGAGCCGTCCGTGGTGCGCCGGCTGCGTCGCCGGGGCCTGACCGTCGCCGTCTCCGACAACCCCGGCCAGTGGCCGGTCCTCGACGTCGACACGACCCGGGTGCGCTACGTGCGCCTGCACGGTCACACCGACCTCTACACGAGCGGGTACGACGCCCCCGCCCTCGGCGAGTGGGCCCGGCTGGCCCGGGCGTGGGCCGACGCCGGGCAGGACGTGTGGGTCTTCTTCGAC
- a CDS encoding glycosyltransferase yields MLIAGFGTYDRDRHPRTGIVLDGFRDLGDEVVELDRPLGFSTAERVEMLGKPWLAHRLATRLVRRWAQLTGDRLRLRGRRPDAVVVGYLGHFDVVLARLLFPRTTVVLDLLIFAADTASDRGVRPSAKLRLLGVLDRLAVRCSDVVLVDTQEHAVMLTPTERRKGVVVPVGAPDAWFAPEPPPAGGADGPLRVLFYGLFTPLQGAPVIGRALALLAARGADVQVTMVGGGQDLERTRELAGPDNPLVTWHEWVEPDRLPVLAREQDVCLGIFADSGKGLRVTPNKVYQGAAAGCAVVTSRTPPQERALGDDALLVAPGDADALAEALGSLAADRARVLELRRRAWARADRDFRPARVAAAVRPALTRP; encoded by the coding sequence ATGCTCATCGCCGGCTTCGGCACCTACGACCGTGACCGGCACCCGCGGACCGGGATCGTCCTGGACGGCTTCCGCGACCTCGGCGACGAGGTGGTGGAGCTCGACCGCCCGCTCGGCTTCAGCACCGCCGAGCGGGTCGAGATGCTGGGCAAGCCGTGGCTCGCGCACCGGCTCGCGACCCGGCTGGTCCGTCGCTGGGCCCAGCTGACCGGTGACCGCCTGCGCCTGCGCGGCCGGCGTCCCGACGCGGTCGTCGTCGGCTACCTCGGTCACTTCGACGTCGTCCTCGCCCGGCTGCTCTTCCCCCGCACCACGGTGGTCCTCGACCTGCTGATCTTCGCCGCCGACACCGCCTCCGACCGGGGGGTGCGCCCCAGCGCGAAGCTGCGGCTGCTCGGGGTGCTGGACCGGCTGGCCGTCCGCTGCAGCGACGTCGTCCTCGTCGACACGCAGGAGCACGCCGTGATGCTCACCCCGACGGAGCGCCGCAAGGGAGTCGTCGTGCCCGTCGGCGCGCCCGACGCGTGGTTCGCGCCCGAACCCCCGCCCGCGGGGGGCGCGGACGGTCCGCTGCGCGTCCTCTTCTACGGACTCTTCACCCCGCTGCAGGGCGCGCCGGTCATCGGGCGCGCGCTCGCGCTGCTCGCCGCGCGCGGGGCCGACGTGCAGGTGACGATGGTCGGCGGCGGCCAGGACCTCGAGCGCACGCGCGAGCTGGCCGGACCGGACAACCCGCTGGTCACCTGGCACGAGTGGGTCGAGCCCGACCGGCTGCCCGTCCTGGCCCGCGAGCAGGACGTCTGCCTCGGCATCTTCGCCGACTCCGGCAAGGGCCTGCGGGTCACGCCCAACAAGGTCTACCAGGGCGCCGCCGCCGGGTGCGCCGTCGTCACCTCCCGCACGCCGCCGCAGGAGCGGGCCCTCGGCGACGACGCGCTGCTGGTCGCGCCGGGCGACGCCGACGCCCTGGCGGAGGCGCTAGGGTCGCTGGCAGCCGACCGGGCGCGGGTGCTCGAGCTGCGCCGTCGCGCCTGGGCGCGCGCCGACCGCGACTTCCGTCCGGCCCGGGTCGCCGCCGCCGTCCGGCCGGCCCTGACCCGCCCCTGA
- a CDS encoding DUF7218 family protein, with product MPKKETPGPSVKDPELYEKLRDEGNSKQKSARIANAAAATSRSSVGRKGGRSGDYEDWTKQHLLERAREIGISGRSTMTKSQLIHALRDS from the coding sequence GTGCCGAAGAAGGAGACCCCCGGCCCGTCCGTCAAGGACCCGGAGCTCTACGAGAAGCTGCGCGACGAGGGCAACAGCAAGCAGAAGTCCGCGCGGATCGCCAACGCCGCCGCGGCGACCTCCCGTTCGAGCGTCGGCCGCAAGGGCGGCCGGAGCGGGGACTACGAGGACTGGACCAAGCAGCACCTGCTCGAACGCGCCCGCGAGATCGGCATCTCCGGGCGCTCCACCATGACCAAGTCGCAGCTCATCCACGCGCTGCGCGACAGCTGA
- a CDS encoding phosphoketolase family protein produces MPTTLADQAPLDPDELARLDAWWRAANYLSVGQIYLMDNPLLREPLRAEHVKPRLLGHWGTTPGLTFLYTHLNRLIRQRDQQMMYVMGPGHGGPAAVACAWLERTYSEVFPEITYDEPGMKRLFTQFSFPGGIPSHVAPQTPGSIHEGGELGYALSHAYGAAFDHPDLVVAAVVGDGEAESGPLAASWHSNKFLDPRRDGAVLPILHLNGYKIANPTVLARIPEDELLSLLRGYGHDPYVVEGDDPATMHQQLAATFDHCLHRIHEIQQAARAGDAPEDGRDRPRWPMVVLRSPKGWTGPKEVDGKRTEGYWRSHQVPFAAVRENPEHLRLLEEWLRSYRPEELFGEDGAPRPDLAGLHPEGERRMSATPYANGGLLLKPLRLPDFREHAVEVKEPGVDQEEATRVLGRFLRDVMRDNPDSFRVLSPDENNSNRLDAVLEVTDRAWNARTEEDDDHLAVDGRVMEILSEHTIQGWLEGYLLTGRHGFFSCYEAFVHIVDSMVNQHAKWLETTNGIPWRRPVASLNYLLTSHVWRQDHNGFSHQDPGFLDHVVNKKASVARVYLPPDANTLLSVADHCLRSRQYVNVIVAGKQPALQYLSMDEAITHCTKGIGVWDWASTDTGVEPDVVMACAGDVPTMEALAATRLLTQAFPDLKVRFVNVVDLMRLQDERAHPHGLSDAAFDALFTRDKPVVFNFHGYPTLVHRLTYRRTNHANIHVHGFREEGTTTTPFDMAVLNEIDRFHLAIDVVDRVPRLRDVGGHARERWTDALIEHRRYVRTVGDDLPEIKAWGWETAGGTGDDSAPG; encoded by the coding sequence ATGCCCACCACCCTCGCCGACCAGGCCCCCCTCGACCCCGACGAGCTGGCCCGCCTCGACGCCTGGTGGCGCGCGGCGAACTACCTCTCGGTCGGGCAGATCTACCTCATGGACAACCCGCTGCTGCGCGAGCCGCTGCGGGCGGAGCACGTCAAGCCGCGGCTGCTCGGCCACTGGGGGACGACCCCGGGCCTGACCTTCCTCTACACGCACCTCAACCGGCTCATCCGGCAGCGCGACCAGCAGATGATGTACGTCATGGGCCCGGGTCACGGCGGCCCAGCCGCCGTCGCGTGCGCGTGGCTCGAGCGGACCTACAGCGAGGTGTTCCCCGAGATCACGTACGACGAGCCGGGGATGAAGCGCCTCTTCACCCAGTTCTCCTTCCCCGGTGGCATCCCCAGCCACGTCGCCCCGCAGACCCCCGGCTCGATCCACGAGGGCGGCGAGCTCGGTTACGCGCTCAGCCACGCGTACGGCGCCGCCTTCGACCACCCCGACCTCGTCGTCGCCGCGGTCGTCGGCGACGGGGAGGCCGAGTCCGGGCCGCTCGCCGCGAGCTGGCACAGCAACAAGTTCCTCGACCCGCGGCGCGACGGCGCCGTCCTGCCGATCCTGCACCTCAACGGCTACAAGATCGCCAACCCGACCGTCCTGGCCCGCATCCCCGAGGACGAGCTGCTGTCGCTGCTGCGCGGCTACGGCCACGACCCGTACGTCGTCGAGGGCGACGACCCGGCGACGATGCACCAGCAGCTCGCCGCCACCTTCGACCACTGCCTGCACCGCATCCACGAGATCCAGCAGGCGGCCCGCGCCGGCGACGCCCCCGAGGACGGCCGCGACCGGCCGCGCTGGCCCATGGTCGTGCTGCGCTCCCCGAAGGGCTGGACCGGGCCCAAGGAGGTCGACGGCAAGCGCACCGAGGGCTACTGGCGCTCGCACCAGGTGCCGTTCGCCGCCGTCCGCGAGAACCCCGAGCACCTGCGGCTGCTCGAGGAGTGGCTGCGCTCCTACCGTCCCGAGGAGCTCTTCGGGGAGGACGGCGCCCCACGGCCCGACCTCGCCGGGCTGCACCCCGAGGGCGAGCGGCGCATGTCCGCGACGCCGTACGCCAACGGGGGTCTGCTGCTCAAGCCGCTGAGGCTGCCCGACTTCCGCGAGCACGCGGTCGAGGTGAAGGAGCCGGGTGTCGACCAGGAGGAGGCGACCCGCGTCCTCGGCCGCTTCCTGCGCGACGTCATGCGCGACAACCCGGACAGCTTCCGGGTGCTCTCACCGGACGAGAACAACAGCAACCGGCTCGACGCCGTGCTCGAGGTGACCGACCGTGCGTGGAACGCCCGCACGGAGGAGGACGACGACCACCTCGCGGTCGATGGCCGGGTCATGGAGATCCTCTCCGAGCACACGATCCAGGGGTGGCTCGAGGGCTACCTGCTCACCGGGCGGCACGGGTTCTTCTCCTGCTACGAGGCCTTCGTCCACATCGTCGACTCGATGGTCAACCAGCACGCGAAGTGGCTCGAGACGACCAACGGCATCCCCTGGCGACGCCCGGTGGCGTCGCTGAACTACCTGCTGACCTCGCACGTCTGGCGCCAGGACCACAACGGGTTCTCGCACCAGGACCCCGGCTTCCTCGACCACGTCGTCAACAAGAAGGCCAGCGTGGCGCGGGTCTACCTGCCGCCGGACGCCAACACGCTGCTCTCGGTGGCCGACCACTGCCTGCGCTCGCGGCAGTACGTCAACGTCATCGTCGCCGGGAAGCAGCCGGCGCTGCAGTACCTGTCCATGGACGAGGCGATCACCCACTGCACCAAGGGGATCGGCGTCTGGGACTGGGCCAGCACCGACACCGGGGTGGAGCCCGACGTGGTCATGGCCTGCGCCGGCGACGTCCCGACGATGGAGGCGCTCGCCGCCACCCGCCTGCTCACGCAGGCCTTCCCCGACCTCAAGGTCCGCTTCGTCAACGTCGTCGACCTCATGCGGCTGCAGGACGAGCGCGCCCACCCGCACGGGCTGTCCGACGCGGCCTTCGACGCCCTCTTCACCCGCGACAAGCCCGTCGTCTTCAACTTCCACGGCTACCCGACGCTCGTGCACCGGCTGACCTACCGGCGCACCAACCACGCCAACATCCACGTCCACGGCTTCCGCGAGGAGGGCACGACGACGACGCCCTTCGACATGGCGGTGCTCAACGAGATCGACCGCTTCCACCTCGCCATCGACGTCGTCGACCGGGTGCCGCGGCTGCGGGACGTCGGCGGGCACGCGCGCGAGCGGTGGACCGACGCGCTCATCGAGCACCGGCGCTACGTCCGGACCGTCGGCGACGACCTGCCGGAGATCAAGGCGTGGGGCTGGGAGACCGCCGGCGGGACCGGGGACGACTCGGCGCCGGGCTGA
- a CDS encoding DUF6328 family protein, producing MSTTRPGRSTVPEGAPDPDGDGRDETPTERLDRNWSELLQELRVTQTGIQVLAGFLLTLPFQQRFASLSPFLHGVFLVAVALSTTTTVLVVAPVSAHRILFRRHEKDVLVRDADRLAKAGLVALALTVVAVVLLIYGLVGGTLVGVVASGCALILFLVVWLLVPVRAIRRTPPPR from the coding sequence GTGAGCACCACGAGGCCCGGCCGGTCGACGGTGCCTGAGGGCGCACCCGACCCGGACGGGGACGGCCGCGACGAGACCCCGACCGAGCGGCTGGACCGCAACTGGAGCGAGCTGCTCCAGGAGCTGCGGGTCACCCAGACCGGCATCCAGGTCCTCGCCGGCTTCCTGTTGACGCTGCCCTTCCAGCAGCGTTTCGCCTCGTTGTCCCCCTTCCTGCACGGCGTCTTCCTCGTCGCCGTCGCGCTGTCGACGACGACGACCGTCCTCGTCGTCGCCCCGGTCAGCGCGCACCGGATCCTGTTCCGGCGCCACGAGAAGGACGTGCTCGTCCGCGACGCCGACCGCCTGGCCAAGGCCGGGCTCGTCGCGCTCGCCCTCACCGTCGTCGCGGTCGTCCTGCTCATCTACGGGCTCGTCGGCGGGACCTTGGTCGGTGTCGTGGCCTCCGGGTGCGCCCTCATCCTGTTCCTGGTCGTGTGGCTGCTCGTCCCCGTGCGCGCCATCAGGCGGACACCCCCGCCCCGGTGA
- a CDS encoding class I SAM-dependent methyltransferase yields MSTTPPAPLPPNARLRWSVVDAAVRRLAPASILEIGCGQGAFGARLAPRADYLAVEPDPTSYAVARRRIEAAGGRVLNSTDDGVPEGRQVDLLCAFEVLEHLEDDRSALRSWVRHVRPGGHVLVSMPAFQERFNPWDTLVGHYRRYSPDQVRETFTAAGLEPVEVTVYGWPLGYALEGVRGIVAKRKGVGAEHGGPADDMAQRTAGSGRILQPKALVGTAVSAATVPFTWLQRVRPTAGTGVVGLARVPS; encoded by the coding sequence GTGAGCACGACCCCGCCCGCCCCGCTCCCCCCGAACGCCCGGCTGCGCTGGTCGGTCGTCGACGCGGCCGTACGGCGCCTGGCCCCCGCCTCGATCCTCGAGATCGGCTGCGGGCAGGGCGCGTTCGGCGCCCGCCTGGCCCCCCGGGCCGACTACCTCGCGGTCGAGCCCGACCCGACGTCGTACGCCGTCGCGCGGCGGCGCATCGAGGCCGCCGGCGGGCGGGTGCTCAACAGCACCGACGACGGGGTCCCGGAGGGTCGTCAGGTCGACCTGCTGTGCGCCTTCGAGGTCCTCGAGCACCTCGAGGACGACCGGTCGGCGCTGCGCTCGTGGGTCCGCCACGTCCGCCCCGGCGGGCACGTGCTCGTCTCGATGCCGGCCTTCCAGGAGCGCTTCAACCCCTGGGACACCCTCGTCGGGCACTACCGGCGCTACTCCCCCGACCAGGTGCGCGAGACCTTCACCGCCGCCGGGCTCGAGCCGGTCGAGGTGACCGTCTACGGGTGGCCGCTCGGCTACGCGCTCGAGGGGGTGCGCGGCATCGTGGCCAAGCGCAAGGGCGTCGGCGCGGAGCACGGCGGCCCCGCCGACGACATGGCGCAGCGCACCGCCGGCAGCGGGCGCATCCTGCAGCCCAAGGCGCTCGTCGGGACCGCGGTCAGCGCGGCCACCGTGCCGTTCACCTGGCTGCAGCGGGTGCGGCCCACCGCCGGCACCGGGGTCGTCGGCCTCGCCCGCGTCCCCTCCTGA
- a CDS encoding pyridoxamine 5'-phosphate oxidase family protein — translation MSDDQDLTTVRDIMKSERTAMFTTVAPDGALHAAPMTTQEAEFDGDAWFLVHRESETVTNLQAQPKVNVTWAGATAWLSVAGTASVVEDAAKKDELWNEMTEAWFPDGKDDPAVVAVKVEGESAQYWDSPGRARMLVSMLKARVTGSTPDAGDSDTVDLT, via the coding sequence ATGAGCGACGACCAGGACCTGACCACCGTGCGCGACATCATGAAGTCCGAGCGCACCGCGATGTTCACCACGGTGGCGCCTGACGGCGCGCTGCACGCGGCGCCCATGACCACGCAGGAGGCGGAGTTCGACGGCGACGCCTGGTTCCTCGTGCACCGCGAGTCGGAGACCGTCACCAACCTGCAGGCGCAGCCGAAGGTCAACGTCACCTGGGCCGGGGCGACGGCGTGGCTGTCGGTCGCCGGCACCGCCAGCGTGGTCGAGGACGCGGCGAAGAAGGACGAGCTGTGGAACGAGATGACCGAGGCCTGGTTCCCCGACGGCAAGGACGACCCGGCGGTCGTCGCCGTCAAGGTCGAGGGCGAGTCGGCGCAGTACTGGGACAGCCCCGGCCGCGCGCGGATGCTCGTCTCGATGCTCAAGGCCCGGGTCACCGGCTCCACCCCGGACGCCGGTGACAGCGACACGGTCGACCTCACGTGA